A window of Calliopsis andreniformis isolate RMS-2024a chromosome 3, iyCalAndr_principal, whole genome shotgun sequence contains these coding sequences:
- the LOC143188737 gene encoding modular serine protease-like codes for MNARVAFSLALWLVVLVASLANEDSVRLKRNAAWARSAGDASSGRGWGKSAVQGRRGPPGGVPPGLSGGVPPGLAGGGPPGWSGKPGKGPWKPNIDYEDEKPPGGKPGNGGMKPVVDRIDVDETEVPSTDEQPKKCRKNEFRCGSGECLQRSMKCDNKFDCYDSSDEYNCNTKPGNEAGCALPEQPEGGSYVLGGCGKPCSKRPGDKVPENSILTYTCRDNYILSGTSISVCINETWLNQPLCFRTCPALTSSTVNILCTYQGNEVPCTEQIRPGTEATLSCKSDYKLPVTNDPGYRKITCLQDGLWDRRIFRCLPDCGIPVSQGNTLVVNGFEAKVGIFPWHVGIYNKKGENEYEQICGGSLISNSIVVSAAHCFYDEVYNKAHDKSRFYVAAGKHYRDWNAEENYVQKSSVAEILLPERYMGARANFAQDIALIKLATPVELTAMVRPICIDWDNVYERKQLQVGQSGKSVGWGKTIVGEPSVTLQEINMPFVPYGQCISDVPNDFRGYITPDKFCAGRLNGSSLCEGDSGGGLCFEMDGRWYLRGIVSVSPIKDSTCDYHSYTVFTSTGYFRDWIRSVYVTV; via the exons ATGAATGCACGCGTTGCGTTTTCTCTGGCACTCTGGTTGGTGGTTTTAGTGGCGTCGC TGGCCAATGAGGACAGTGTTCGTCTGAAAAGAAACGCTGCATGGGCACGCTCGGCTGGTGACGCATCTTCTGGTCGTGGATGGGGTAAATCTGCAGTACAAGGCAGGAGAGGTCCTCCAGGTGGTGTCCCTCCAGGTTTAAGTGGAGGTGTTCCTCCAGGATTAgctggcggtggtccaccaggatGGAGTGGAAAACCAGGAAAAGGTCCATGGAAACCGAATATAGATTATGAAGATGAAAAACCTCCTGGGGGTAAACCAGGTAATGGTGGGATGAAACCAGTGGTAGACAGGATAGACGTCGACGAAACGGAAGTTCCGAGTACAGACGAACAACCAAAGAAATGCAG GAAAAACGAGTTTCGTTGTGGAAGCGGCGAATGTTTGCAGAGGTCGATGAAGTGCGACAACAAATTCGATTGTTACGATTCGAGCGACGAATACAACTGCAACAC AAAACCAGGAAACGAAGCTGGCTGCGCCCTTCCCGAACAACCTGAAGGTGGAAGTTATGTACTAGGTGGTTGCGGTAAACCTTGTTCCAAGCGACCTGGAGACAAAGTCCCCGAGAACAGCATTCTGACGTACACCTGTCGGGACAATTACATTTTGAGCGGAACTAGTATTTCCGTTTGCATCAACGAAACGTGGCTCAACCAGCCTTTGTGTTTCA GAACGTGTCCTGCATTAACGAGTAGTACGGTGAATATTCTATGCACCTATCAGGGAAATGAAGTGCCTTGTACTGAACAAATTAGACCAGGAACAGAAGCGACTTTGTCATGCAAATCGGACTATAAATTACCTGTTACGAATGACCCAGGATATCGCAAAATTACTTGCCTTCAAGATGGCCTATGGGATCGAAGAATCTTTCGTTGTCTCCCAG ATTGTGGGATACCTGTTTCACAAGGTAACACGCTAGTCGTGAATGGGTTCGAGGCCAAAGTTGGGATATTTCCGTGGCACGTCGGAATTTACAATAAGAAAGGAGAGAACGAGTATGAGCAAATTTGCGGAGGCTCTCTCATAAGCAACAGTATCGTTGTATCAG CCGCCCACTGTTTCTACGACGAGGTGTACAATAAAGCCCACGATAAATCGCGGTTCTACGTGGCAGCAGGGAAGCACTATCGCGATTGGAACGCCGAAGAAAATTACGTGCAGAAGTCGTCGGTGGCTGAGATCCTGTTGCCAGAGAGGTATATGGGTGCCAGGGCGAATTTCGCGCAAGACATAGCCCTGATCAAATTGGCCACCCCGGTCGAGTTAACCGCGATGGTACGACCGATCTGCATAGACTGGGACAACGTCTACGAGAGGAAGCAGCTGCAAGTGGGCCAAAGTGGGAAG TCGGTGGGATGGGGTAAGACGATCGTGGGCGAGCCTAGCGTGACCCTGCAGGAGATCAACATGCCGTTTGTACCTTACGGTCAGTGCATATCTGATGTGCCCAATGATTTTCGGGGATACATCACGCCTGACAAATTCTGTGCTGGTCGATTGAACG GTTCTAGTCTCTGTGAAGGGGACAGTGGCGGTGGCCTCTGCTTCGAAATGGACGGGCGATGGTATCTTCGAGGAATCGTCAGTGTCAGTCCAATCAAGGACAGCACATGTGATTATCACTCATACACCGTGTTCACCTCTACTGGTTACTTCCGAGATTGGATTCGTTCCGTTTACGTCACCGTGTAA
- the LOC143177448 gene encoding uncharacterized protein LOC143177448, which yields MSQVCPSSSHQLVAAAIAFRRARRKFPKNYGLYDNPEEPEKYDKAESVSVNEEANDQEDVQFSTRKCTNVRSNRVEGKLVWSDECGESGSTKENLLQKPIICSCCRKRNEAAKANEPMSTFKTRDQCSAGDTLDIVPSKECNEIARKGDPTKSEQLENCEGKTMKSFITESRHSSRCRTSYSHLQRRSPRETSAKLDSVNLLYDRAHDQVDNVKDSGSSEKRNCNTEEHVCNAGEKECKSDHRGSRSKLNFFGSQKDNSSPSILHNCDFHCEKHSTFDLLRPHRDYCRSQSRHRCFHPHNCCHHCYREDYHRCSSKEKPRLSSDTYLCSSNSTGQKCPCKQGHVGNDSLCNHDCCLKDSEKISTVQEQNDEEYDDSIGMINHKDSLCILVEKYKASKKCKHKKYSGAADFSDERAKDECSKSCASEMSCQMEDTVNTKRDKYLDDSCWHRDNRSSIGKSCRRGCGQIFRENDCSQFKNLRSRLVKTGACCSTKGTPWRHTF from the exons ATGTCTCAGGTTTGCCCATCCTCTTCGCATCAGCTGGTGGCAGCTGCGATAGCTTTTCGACGCGCTCGACGTAAGTTTCCAAAAAATTACGGTCTCTATGATAATCCTGAGGAGCCGGAGAAGTACGATAAG GCGGAAAGCGTCTCAGTGAACGAAGAAGCGAACGATCAAGAGGACGTTCAGTTTTCCACGAGGAAATGCACGAACGTAAGATCGAATCGTGTCGAGGGCAAGTTGGTATGGAGCGACGAGTGCGGGGAAAGTGGTTCGACGAAGGAAAACTTACTTCAGAAACCAATAATCTGCAGTTGCTGTCGTAAACGCAACGAGGCTGCAAAAGCTAATGAACCGATGAGCACTTTCAAGACGAGGGATCAGTGCAGCGCGGGGGATACGCTTGATATCGTTCCAAGCAAAGAATGCAATGAGATCGCGAGGAAAGGCGACCCGACCAAGTCTGAGCAACTAGAAAA TTGTGAGGGAAAAACGATGAAAAGTTTTATAACGGAGTCCAGACATTCTAGTCGTTGCCGTACTTCATACTCCCATTTACAAAGACGAAGTCCGAGGGAAACTTCGGCCAAATTGGATTCCGTTAATCTTCTGTACGACAGAGCCCACGATCAAGTAGATAATGTTAAAGACAGCGGCTCGTCTGAGAAACGGA ACTGCAATACGGAGGAACACGTCTGCAACGCCGGGGAAAAGGAGTGCAAGTCCGATCATCGGGGCTCTAGATCGAAGCTAAACTTCTTCGGCTCGCAAAAGGACAACTCGTCGCCTAGCATCCTCCACAATTGCGATTTTCATTGCGAGAAGCACTCCACCTTCGACCTATTGCGACCTCATCGAGATTACTGTCGTTCCCAAAGTCGTCACCGCTGCTTCCATCCTCATAACTGCTGTCATCATTGTTACCGCGAAGATTACCACAG GTGCTCTTCAAAGGAGAAGCCACGTCTGTCTTCGGACACTTATCTCTGCTCATCGAACTCCACAGGGCAAAAATGTCCCTGTAAGCAAGGTCACGTTGGGAACGATTCATTATGCAACCACGACTGTTGCCTGAAGGATTCGGAGAAGATATCAACTGTTCAAGAGCAGAATGACGAGGAGTATGACGATTCTATAGGCATGATTAATCACAAGGATTCCCTGTGCATTTTAGTGGAGAAGTATAAGGCCAGCAAGAAGTGCAAGCACAAAAAATATTCCGGTGCTGCTGACTTTTCTGACGAGAGAGCTAAGGACGAGTGCAGCAAGTCGTGCGCTTCGGAAATGAGTTGTCAAATGGAGGATACTGTTAACACGAAACGAGACAAATATTTGGACGACAGCTGTTGGCATCGAGACAATCGCTCGTCGATAGGTAAATCGTGTAGACGCGGTTGCGGACAGATCTTCAGGGAGAACGACTGTAGTCAGTTCAAGAATCTGAGGTCTCGTTTAGTGAAGACTGGCGCTTGTTGTTCGACGAAAGGTACACCTTGGAGACACACGTTTTAG
- the LOC143177071 gene encoding uncharacterized protein LOC143177071 produces MQRLESTKSMVVEAIVDTLRQRVFDKVTSRKDIPQEYGTQEEMVATSTKLQLAFKEHLRVSRISQEAFLEPGKVVHEEFEEEGSEEGEELSPTSEYLPRESEAKSEIEYTEEQLTEAETDEQRASEAEITSEHLPTSPEPQSEPETEYPEELEAEEDAEGQEATEVEGWKQEEEIEEQEEEIEEQEEPNVAQETGTAGDAVE; encoded by the exons ATGCAGCGATTAGAGTCAACGAAATCGATGGTCGTAGAGGCTATCGTCGACACTTTGCGGCAAAGAGTTTTTGATAAAGTAACGTCGCGTAAAGATATTCCCCAAGAGTATGGTACTCAAGAGGAGATGGTGGCCACCAGCACGAAGCTTCAGCTAGCTTTCAAGGAACATTTGAGAGTGTCACGTATATCGCAGGAAG CTTTCTTGGAACCTGGCAAAGTGGTCCACGAGGAATTCGAGGAGGAAGGAAGCGAGGAAGGCGAAG AACTGAGCCCAACGTCTGAATACCTGCCACGGGAATCAGAAGCGAAATCTGAAATAGAATACACGGAGGAACAGTTGACGGAAGCGGAAACGGATGAGCAACGTGCATCAGAAGCTGAAATTACGTCGGAGCATTTGCCTACGAGTCCCGAACCACAATCAGAGCCTGAGACCGAATACCCCGAGGAATTAGAAGCTGAGGAAGACGCTGAAG GCCAAGAGGCGACAGAAGTCGAGGGATGGAAGCAGGAAGAGGAGATAGAAGAGCAGGAAGAGGAGATAGAAGAGCAGGAAGAGCCAAATGTTGCCCAAGAGACTGGTACCGCGGGCGACGCGGTGGAATGA